The Salegentibacter mishustinae genome includes a window with the following:
- a CDS encoding DEAD/DEAH box helicase, producing the protein MQTKNLQEILKKLEISKLNAMQQEAYKTIVENQNTVLLSPTGSGKTLAFLLPLLEDLDPDLAEVQAVILVPSRELAIQIEQVTREMGAGFKANAVYGGRAFSKDKLELQHAPAILIGTPGRIADHFRRETFATKYIKTLVLDEFDKSLEVGFENEMKEIISALSGLEKRILTSATQNIEVPAFVGLRKPKNIDYLKGEQPSLEVKTIDINPKKKLESLVNLLSGKAKGSGIIFCNYKDSIAEVSDYLNKNRIEHGIFSGGMEQKDRERSLIKFRNGTHRLLIATDLAARGIDVPEIDFIIHYQLPFKASEFTHRNGRTARMHQEGIAYVLSEKKKLPDFIETNDYKIQEAKSNTDAVAKTTLFISGGRKDKISKGDIAGLFLKQGNLKKDELGLIELKQDCAFVAVPEKKAEELIGLLNNSKLKKKKVRVRYV; encoded by the coding sequence ATGCAAACTAAGAATTTACAGGAAATCCTGAAAAAATTGGAGATTTCTAAGCTTAATGCTATGCAGCAGGAAGCTTATAAAACAATTGTAGAAAATCAAAATACTGTTTTACTATCACCCACCGGATCAGGAAAAACATTAGCATTCTTATTACCCTTGTTGGAAGATTTAGATCCAGATTTGGCAGAGGTGCAGGCTGTAATTTTAGTGCCTTCAAGAGAACTGGCTATTCAAATAGAGCAAGTTACCAGGGAAATGGGAGCCGGCTTTAAAGCGAATGCCGTGTATGGCGGCAGAGCTTTTTCTAAAGATAAATTAGAACTACAACACGCCCCTGCAATATTAATTGGTACCCCGGGAAGAATTGCCGACCATTTTAGGAGAGAAACCTTTGCTACAAAATACATCAAAACTCTTGTTTTAGATGAATTTGATAAATCTTTGGAAGTCGGTTTTGAGAATGAAATGAAAGAAATTATATCAGCACTTTCAGGTTTAGAAAAACGTATTCTTACATCTGCTACGCAAAATATCGAGGTTCCGGCGTTTGTTGGTCTAAGAAAGCCTAAGAACATTGACTATTTGAAAGGAGAACAACCTTCTTTGGAGGTGAAGACCATTGATATAAACCCTAAAAAGAAACTTGAAAGCCTGGTTAATTTGCTGTCTGGAAAAGCCAAAGGTTCTGGGATTATTTTCTGTAATTATAAAGACAGCATTGCTGAAGTGAGTGACTATCTAAATAAAAACCGAATTGAACACGGTATATTCTCTGGAGGAATGGAGCAGAAGGACAGGGAAAGATCTCTTATCAAGTTTAGAAATGGAACTCATAGGTTGCTTATCGCTACAGATCTTGCTGCAAGAGGTATAGATGTACCCGAAATTGATTTTATAATTCATTATCAATTACCATTCAAAGCTTCAGAATTTACGCATAGAAACGGGCGCACGGCAAGAATGCATCAGGAAGGTATTGCCTACGTGCTTTCTGAAAAAAAAAAACTGCCCGATTTTATTGAAACCAATGATTATAAAATCCAGGAAGCAAAAAGCAACACCGATGCTGTTGCAAAAACTACGCTATTTATTTCCGGAGGTAGAAAAGATAAAATTTCAAAAGGAGATATCGCCGGCCTTTTTCTTAAACAGGGAAATCTTAAAAAAGATGAACTAGGCCTTATTGAACTTAAGCAAGATTGTGCATTTGTTGCTGTACCGGAGAAAAAAGCGGAAGAACTTATTGGCTTGCTCAATAATTCTAAGCTAAAAAAGAAAAAAGTAAGAGTGCGATATGTTTAA
- a CDS encoding Crp/Fnr family transcriptional regulator: protein MKLKGGANGIGYNTISNNILFKDFDQNILLDIASNFVEETWPAHTCSNCSNLRHKFHIIISGRLKVFQTDKETGREFTLFLLIQNQFFDVISLVDNCNHKIYYESLEEVKMLSTPTITMRKWLKMYPRLNERLLTYVSQQLLSVEDYAVNHTFFDIPARLARLILKNLNHKSQKLEYINDLSNEEIANLIGSTRAVVNRHFQDFKKEGILKIGRKEVEVINLPLLLKKATNQ, encoded by the coding sequence ATGAAGCTGAAAGGAGGAGCAAACGGAATTGGTTATAATACCATAAGCAATAATATTCTTTTTAAGGATTTTGATCAAAACATCCTGTTAGATATTGCTTCAAATTTCGTTGAAGAAACCTGGCCGGCACACACTTGCAGTAATTGTTCCAACTTAAGGCACAAATTTCATATTATAATTTCTGGACGTTTAAAAGTATTCCAAACCGACAAAGAGACCGGCCGGGAGTTTACGTTATTTCTATTAATTCAGAATCAATTTTTTGATGTGATTTCTTTAGTTGATAACTGCAATCATAAGATTTATTACGAATCTTTGGAGGAAGTAAAAATGCTTTCCACTCCTACTATTACCATGCGTAAATGGTTAAAAATGTATCCCAGGCTTAATGAAAGATTACTTACCTATGTAAGTCAGCAACTCTTAAGCGTGGAAGATTACGCGGTTAATCATACTTTTTTTGATATTCCTGCCCGTCTTGCGAGGCTTATTTTAAAAAACCTTAATCATAAATCACAAAAATTAGAGTATATAAATGATCTCTCGAATGAAGAGATTGCCAATTTAATAGGCTCTACGCGGGCAGTGGTAAACAGGCATTTTCAGGATTTCAAAAAGGAAGGAATTCTAAAAATAGGTAGAAAAGAAGTAGAAGTTATTAACCTTCCTCTATTGCTAAAAAAAGCAACCAATCAATAA
- a CDS encoding KTSC domain-containing protein — protein sequence MKRVNQYKKLFNVEKEIDLKQLKSTYRNLVKEWHPDKFRETDEKHAEAEVKSKEIIDGYHFLVSIAPQTIEANLEEYNRTINEAGIADYQHKGNLLEISFTNRTTYEYFGVNKKLFIKFISSDKQVRFAKRNIYNSFLYRKSKKDLELQTA from the coding sequence ATGAAGCGTGTAAATCAATATAAAAAGCTCTTTAATGTTGAAAAAGAGATAGATCTTAAACAACTTAAAAGCACTTACCGTAACCTGGTTAAAGAATGGCATCCCGATAAATTTAGAGAAACCGATGAAAAGCACGCCGAAGCTGAAGTAAAAAGTAAAGAAATTATTGATGGTTACCACTTTTTAGTAAGTATTGCCCCGCAAACTATAGAAGCTAACCTGGAGGAATATAACAGAACGATAAACGAAGCCGGAATTGCAGACTATCAGCATAAAGGGAATCTTCTGGAAATATCTTTTACAAACCGTACTACCTATGAGTATTTTGGAGTAAACAAAAAACTTTTTATCAAATTCATAAGTTCAGATAAGCAGGTAAGATTCGCTAAAAGGAATATTTACAATTCTTTTTTATATAGAAAATCGAAAAAAGATCTTGAGCTACAAACTGCTTAA
- a CDS encoding penicillin-binding protein 1A — translation MLNKIKRNPKIKWALIVLASLFTIFLLFFASIYFGAWGELPSPTELKELKQNRATEVLASNGELIGKFYVFDRQPITYKELPTHLINALVATEDARFFEHDGIDNRSLLRVFFKSILLQDESAGGGSTISLQLAKNIYGRKDYGPLGIVVNKFQEAIIAKRLEDVYSKEDIIRLYFNTVPFSDNTFGIESAAMKFFGKHTSEINLEEAAVLVGTLKASHSYNPRIFPERSRLRRDVVLEQMGKYEYLTEAEVKEAKQRELVLNYKNYSHDKGLAPYFRAQVRKDVSQILDTLKNKDGKKFNIYRDGLSVHTTLNYKMQTLAEEALKEHLKDLQKQHEAAWGTAAPWLTNQQIVKDALKKTSAWKRLEKEGKNDSQIMAELNNTKPIELFDYDKVETRNVSTKDSVAHYLKFLNAGMLALTPQTGAVQAWVGGIDFEYFQYDHVSQSKRQVGSTFKPFVYTAALENGIEPCEYFSAREVTYANGWTPSNSGSDEDDPHMNYNLKEALSKSMNTIAVKVLMETGIENVVNQAKAMGINSELPQVPSIALGTASLSLTELTEAYTPFVNEGKTSRAFYITKIEDGEGNILAEFKPEISKDRSISETNRKIMIEMMKATVNEGTATRLRTTYGLRNDIAGKTGTTQNNKDGWFVGITPNLLAVTWVGSDDHRIGFRNTYVGQGANSALPIFAKLMQKMNSESGFNEITQARFRPVSSEIKEMMDCDPEKRDGFFKRLFGGGDKDEPKKQEKEEKKKKKGFFKRLFGGKDKN, via the coding sequence ATGCTAAACAAGATTAAAAGAAATCCCAAAATAAAATGGGCTTTGATAGTGCTGGCAAGCCTTTTTACCATCTTCTTATTATTTTTTGCCAGTATTTATTTTGGAGCCTGGGGCGAACTCCCCTCCCCTACCGAATTAAAAGAACTTAAACAAAACAGGGCTACCGAAGTTTTGGCCAGCAATGGTGAACTTATTGGAAAGTTCTACGTTTTCGATAGGCAACCAATTACTTATAAAGAACTCCCTACACATTTAATTAACGCACTTGTAGCAACTGAAGATGCCCGGTTTTTTGAACACGATGGCATTGATAATCGAAGTCTTTTAAGGGTATTTTTTAAATCTATTTTGCTTCAGGACGAATCTGCCGGCGGTGGGAGTACCATAAGCCTTCAATTGGCCAAAAATATCTACGGGAGAAAAGATTATGGCCCATTAGGCATTGTTGTAAATAAATTCCAGGAAGCGATTATTGCTAAAAGACTGGAAGACGTATATTCAAAAGAAGATATTATCAGGCTTTATTTCAACACCGTTCCCTTTAGTGATAATACCTTCGGGATAGAGAGCGCGGCTATGAAGTTCTTCGGAAAACATACTTCAGAGATCAATCTTGAAGAAGCCGCCGTTTTAGTAGGAACATTAAAAGCTTCCCATTCATATAACCCCAGAATTTTTCCTGAAAGAAGCCGCTTGCGAAGAGATGTAGTCCTGGAACAAATGGGGAAATATGAATATTTAACTGAAGCTGAAGTTAAGGAAGCAAAGCAAAGAGAATTAGTGCTTAATTATAAGAATTACAGTCATGACAAAGGTTTGGCGCCATATTTTAGAGCACAGGTAAGAAAAGATGTAAGTCAAATCCTGGATACGCTTAAAAATAAAGACGGAAAGAAATTCAATATTTATAGAGACGGTTTAAGTGTGCACACCACCCTCAATTATAAAATGCAAACTTTAGCTGAAGAAGCTTTAAAAGAACATCTTAAAGATTTACAAAAACAGCACGAAGCGGCCTGGGGAACAGCTGCACCCTGGTTAACTAACCAGCAAATTGTAAAAGATGCCCTTAAAAAAACATCAGCCTGGAAAAGGCTCGAAAAAGAAGGGAAAAACGATAGTCAAATAATGGCGGAACTAAATAACACAAAGCCTATCGAATTATTTGATTACGACAAAGTTGAAACCAGAAATGTAAGCACTAAAGACAGTGTTGCTCATTATTTAAAATTTCTAAATGCCGGAATGTTGGCTTTAACACCTCAAACCGGTGCGGTGCAAGCCTGGGTTGGAGGGATAGATTTTGAATATTTTCAGTACGATCATGTTTCGCAAAGTAAACGCCAGGTTGGTTCTACTTTTAAACCATTTGTTTATACAGCCGCCCTGGAAAATGGTATAGAACCCTGTGAATATTTTTCAGCCAGGGAAGTAACCTATGCGAATGGCTGGACGCCTTCCAATTCTGGTAGCGATGAGGATGATCCTCATATGAATTATAACTTAAAGGAAGCCTTAAGTAAATCTATGAACACCATTGCGGTAAAAGTACTCATGGAAACCGGGATTGAAAATGTGGTAAACCAGGCTAAAGCTATGGGAATTAATTCAGAGCTACCGCAAGTACCGTCAATCGCTTTAGGAACAGCTTCTCTAAGTTTAACCGAACTAACCGAAGCCTATACTCCTTTTGTAAACGAAGGAAAAACTAGTAGGGCTTTTTATATCACAAAAATTGAAGATGGCGAAGGCAATATTTTAGCCGAATTTAAACCTGAAATCTCAAAAGATCGTTCTATTTCTGAAACCAACCGGAAGATCATGATAGAAATGATGAAGGCCACGGTAAACGAAGGTACCGCTACAAGATTAAGAACAACTTATGGTTTAAGAAACGATATCGCCGGAAAAACCGGAACAACTCAAAATAATAAAGATGGTTGGTTTGTAGGCATTACTCCTAACCTGCTTGCTGTAACCTGGGTTGGGTCTGACGATCATAGAATTGGTTTTAGAAATACCTATGTTGGGCAGGGAGCAAATTCAGCCCTACCGATTTTCGCAAAACTCATGCAAAAAATGAATAGCGAATCCGGTTTTAATGAAATAACCCAGGCGAGATTTAGACCCGTTTCCTCAGAAATTAAAGAAATGATGGATTGTGATCCTGAAAAGAGAGATGGCTTCTTTAAACGTTTATTTGGGGGCGGAGATAAAGATGAGCCGAAAAAACAGGAAAAAGAGGAAAAGAAGAAAAAGAAAGGCTTTTTCAAGCGTTTATTTGGCGGGAAAGACAAAAATTAA
- a CDS encoding DEAD/DEAH box helicase — MAVETFGIEDKKVDKELYDYQQKDIDKIFNVIDEHPEHYNLLYQLPTGGGKTVIFSQMVREYIQRTQKKVLILTHRIELCKQTSNMLDGFGVRNKIINSKVKELPDQEDYMCFVAMVETLNNRLHDEKLEIKDIGLVIIDEAHYNSFRKLFKFFEKCFILGVTATPLSSNIKLPMKDNYRELIVGDSIGSLIEKGFLARANTYSYNVGLTSLKVGMNGDYTVKSSEELYSNISMQEKLLNAYYERSRGKKTLIFNNGINTSIEVYETFRNAGLPIRHLDNTTSKQDRKDILKWFKHTPDAIVTSVSILTTGFDEPTVETIVLNRATKSLTLYFQMIGRGSRVLPGKSEFNVIDLGNNLARFGEWSAPVDWKQIFRAPDFYFENLLSDEEIEREFKYVMPPEIREQFSNTEDVDFDVEEAYDKVIKKGLRSKAVLEWSMDQHVKMCVENSEDVFDARILAKELKDDISSRIKQYSYCISKSTKNYRDWLEEDYSRKLRMAINKEF, encoded by the coding sequence ATGGCGGTGGAAACCTTTGGAATAGAAGACAAAAAAGTTGATAAGGAACTTTATGACTATCAGCAAAAAGATATAGACAAAATCTTTAATGTGATAGATGAGCATCCTGAGCATTATAACCTGCTTTACCAATTGCCTACGGGTGGAGGTAAAACGGTTATATTTTCGCAGATGGTGAGGGAGTATATTCAGCGAACTCAAAAGAAAGTGCTTATCCTAACCCACAGAATAGAGTTGTGTAAGCAAACCTCTAATATGCTGGATGGTTTTGGCGTGCGCAATAAGATTATAAACTCTAAGGTTAAAGAATTACCAGACCAGGAAGACTATATGTGCTTTGTGGCTATGGTAGAAACCCTTAATAATCGTTTGCACGACGAAAAATTAGAAATTAAGGATATTGGCCTGGTTATTATAGATGAGGCCCATTATAATTCATTCAGAAAATTATTTAAATTTTTTGAAAAGTGCTTTATTCTTGGAGTAACCGCTACGCCACTTAGTTCTAATATCAAGTTACCTATGAAAGATAATTACCGCGAATTAATCGTTGGTGATTCCATAGGCTCGCTTATTGAAAAAGGCTTTTTAGCCCGGGCAAATACATATAGTTATAACGTAGGCCTTACCAGTTTAAAGGTTGGAATGAATGGAGATTATACCGTAAAATCTTCTGAGGAACTTTATTCCAATATTTCCATGCAGGAAAAACTGCTAAATGCTTATTACGAGCGCTCCCGGGGAAAGAAAACACTAATATTTAATAACGGTATCAATACTTCAATAGAAGTTTATGAAACCTTTAGAAATGCCGGTTTACCTATTCGGCATTTGGACAATACCACCAGTAAACAAGATAGAAAAGATATTCTTAAATGGTTCAAGCATACCCCAGATGCCATTGTAACTTCGGTAAGTATTCTTACTACCGGTTTTGATGAACCTACGGTAGAAACCATTGTATTAAACAGGGCCACAAAATCACTAACCCTTTATTTTCAAATGATTGGACGTGGCTCCAGGGTGCTGCCAGGAAAATCTGAATTCAACGTTATAGATCTGGGTAATAACCTGGCTCGATTTGGGGAATGGAGTGCGCCGGTAGACTGGAAACAAATTTTTAGAGCTCCAGATTTCTATTTTGAAAATCTATTGAGTGATGAAGAAATAGAGCGAGAATTTAAATACGTGATGCCTCCGGAAATAAGAGAGCAGTTTTCAAATACCGAGGATGTAGATTTTGATGTGGAAGAGGCTTACGATAAAGTGATCAAAAAAGGATTAAGATCTAAAGCAGTTTTAGAATGGTCTATGGATCAACACGTAAAAATGTGCGTAGAAAATTCTGAAGATGTTTTTGATGCCCGAATTTTGGCTAAAGAACTTAAAGACGATATTTCTTCCAGAATTAAACAGTACTCTTATTGTATTAGTAAAAGTACCAAGAATTATCGCGATTGGTTAGAAGAAGATTATTCCCGAAAGCTAAGAATGGCTATCAATAAGGAATTCTAA
- a CDS encoding SdiA-regulated domain-containing protein, with translation MQAKLQNKPILETYFRIVMKMNRIIFGIIAAIFILAGLIYWTFKNNSYISFDDGNKTYTIEEKWELPSILNEISGLSYLGNNEMACIQDEDGVIFIFNLETSKITSRIEFGESGDYEGLAVAQDTAYVLRSDGKIYEIKNFRGKAPKIDTYQISGLDINEAESLEIDVKNNRLLFAVKEYNNRKDTKGIYAFDLSTKSLEKGRHFTLDGNDEIYRNLVGGRSSRIIRPSAIRFHPKTGELYVLEGNQPKLIILDEEGNEVKIHILNTETFPQPEALDFDEENRLYISNESRRQPANILRVKLENN, from the coding sequence ATGCAGGCAAAGCTTCAGAATAAACCTATTTTAGAAACCTACTTTAGGATAGTTATGAAAATGAATAGAATTATTTTTGGAATTATAGCTGCAATCTTTATTCTGGCCGGACTTATATATTGGACTTTTAAAAACAACAGTTATATATCTTTTGATGATGGCAATAAAACCTATACTATTGAAGAAAAATGGGAATTACCATCTATACTTAATGAAATTTCCGGGTTAAGTTATTTAGGAAATAATGAAATGGCTTGTATACAGGATGAAGATGGTGTGATCTTTATTTTCAATTTAGAGACATCAAAAATAACTTCCAGGATAGAGTTTGGTGAATCTGGTGATTACGAGGGATTAGCCGTTGCACAAGATACGGCTTACGTACTACGCAGCGATGGTAAAATCTATGAGATTAAAAACTTTAGAGGTAAAGCTCCTAAAATTGATACTTATCAAATTTCAGGATTAGATATAAATGAAGCAGAAAGCCTGGAAATAGATGTAAAAAATAATCGCTTACTATTTGCGGTAAAAGAATATAATAACCGAAAAGATACTAAAGGAATTTATGCCTTTGATCTTTCTACCAAAAGCTTGGAAAAGGGAAGGCATTTCACTCTTGATGGTAACGATGAAATATACAGGAATTTAGTAGGAGGGAGGTCCTCTAGAATAATTAGGCCTTCTGCCATTAGGTTTCACCCTAAAACCGGAGAATTATATGTTTTAGAAGGAAATCAGCCTAAATTGATCATTTTAGATGAGGAAGGTAATGAGGTTAAAATTCATATTTTAAATACCGAAACTTTTCCCCAACCTGAAGCTCTGGATTTTGATGAAGAGAATCGTTTGTATATCTCTAATGAAAGCCGAAGACAACCCGCAAATATTTTAAGAGTTAAACTAGAAAATAATTAA
- the cysM gene encoding cysteine synthase CysM codes for MNDSILDLIGNTPLVKAQTLVDNPKVQLYFKLEGQNPGGSVKDRAAYNMIKSALDRGDITRETKLIEATSGNTGIALAMVARIFKLDIELVMPENSTIERVQTMRAYGAKVTLTDADGGIEGARDYAEEKMAGGDYFMINQFSNNDNWQAHYNTTGPEIWNDTKHKVTHFVSSMGTTGTIMGTSTFLKEKNKEIQIVGVQPTDNSRIPGIRKWPEAYLPKIFTPKKVDRIMEVSEDDAVAMTKKLATEEGIFAGMSSGGATAAAVRLCNELEEGIVVSIVCDRGDRYLSSNIFD; via the coding sequence ATGAACGATTCCATATTAGATCTCATAGGAAATACACCTTTAGTAAAAGCGCAAACTTTAGTTGATAATCCAAAGGTTCAGCTTTATTTTAAGCTGGAAGGCCAAAATCCGGGCGGAAGTGTGAAAGACCGCGCCGCTTATAATATGATTAAAAGCGCTTTAGATAGAGGTGATATCACCAGGGAAACCAAGCTTATTGAAGCCACTAGCGGAAATACAGGAATAGCCCTTGCAATGGTAGCCAGAATTTTTAAGCTAGATATTGAATTGGTGATGCCTGAAAATTCCACAATAGAGCGCGTACAAACTATGCGTGCCTATGGTGCTAAAGTTACACTTACCGATGCCGATGGAGGTATTGAAGGCGCCCGTGATTATGCGGAAGAGAAAATGGCGGGTGGCGATTATTTTATGATCAATCAGTTTAGTAATAACGATAACTGGCAGGCGCATTATAATACTACGGGCCCAGAGATTTGGAACGATACCAAGCATAAAGTAACCCACTTTGTTTCTTCTATGGGAACAACGGGAACTATTATGGGTACTTCTACCTTTTTGAAGGAAAAAAATAAAGAAATTCAAATTGTAGGAGTGCAACCAACCGATAATTCTCGAATTCCGGGAATTAGAAAATGGCCGGAAGCTTATTTACCTAAAATATTTACGCCAAAAAAGGTAGATCGTATTATGGAAGTAAGCGAAGATGATGCTGTGGCAATGACCAAAAAGCTCGCTACAGAAGAAGGCATTTTCGCTGGAATGAGCAGTGGAGGAGCAACTGCTGCCGCTGTTAGATTATGTAACGAGTTGGAGGAAGGTATTGTGGTAAGTATAGTTTGCGATCGTGGAGACCGTTATCTATCTTCTAATATTTTTGACTAA
- the epsC gene encoding serine O-acetyltransferase EpsC, with the protein MSQSEVIEKIKAQKKLPNLKFSIKEKTEAFTKNLFYTLFDEETPVEENIKKLGKDFEELADLVCWKPDTPCRDIWQDYLDMLPGILKKLNKDAEAISKNDPAANSIEEVILSYPGFFAIAIYRFSHEFYKFGLPLVPRLMTECAHGLTGTDINPGAQIGTPFFIDHATGVVIGETAVIEDNVKIYQGVTLGALYVDRNLKNIKRHPTIEKNVTIYANATILGGETTIGANSIIGGNVWLTASVPKNSMVSHTPQINIKNTSK; encoded by the coding sequence ATGAGTCAGAGTGAAGTTATAGAGAAGATAAAAGCACAGAAAAAACTACCGAATTTAAAATTCAGTATAAAAGAAAAAACCGAAGCTTTTACCAAAAATCTTTTTTACACGTTGTTTGATGAAGAGACGCCGGTAGAGGAGAACATCAAGAAATTAGGAAAAGATTTTGAAGAACTGGCAGACCTGGTTTGCTGGAAGCCAGATACGCCCTGTAGAGACATTTGGCAGGATTATTTGGATATGTTACCCGGAATCTTAAAAAAACTCAATAAAGACGCCGAAGCGATCTCAAAAAACGATCCTGCGGCAAATTCTATAGAAGAGGTTATTCTTTCTTACCCAGGATTTTTTGCCATTGCTATTTACCGCTTTAGTCATGAGTTTTATAAATTCGGACTTCCGCTTGTACCACGTTTAATGACCGAGTGTGCCCACGGACTCACAGGGACCGATATTAATCCCGGTGCTCAAATTGGTACTCCATTTTTTATAGATCATGCAACAGGAGTAGTTATTGGAGAAACTGCAGTTATAGAAGATAATGTAAAGATCTACCAGGGAGTTACGCTTGGAGCACTGTATGTAGATCGTAACTTAAAAAATATTAAAAGGCATCCTACCATAGAAAAAAATGTGACTATTTATGCCAACGCCACTATTCTAGGCGGGGAAACAACTATTGGAGCCAATAGTATCATTGGAGGAAATGTGTGGCTAACCGCTTCTGTGCCGAAAAATTCCATGGTTTCCCACACTCCTCAAATCAATATAAAAAATACGAGTAAGTAA
- a CDS encoding cold-shock protein: protein MGKSQQTFSKTEKEKKKIKKRKEKELKKQERKENSNKGGSFEDMIAYVDADGNLTDTPPDPSQKVEVEAESIEIGVPKKEDMPEEDPVRKGKVSFFDHSKGFGFIIDSENNEKYFVHVTGLIDEIDENDKVSFELERGMKGMNAVRVKQQ from the coding sequence ATGGGCAAATCGCAGCAGACATTCAGTAAGACTGAAAAAGAAAAAAAGAAAATAAAAAAGAGAAAAGAAAAGGAGCTTAAGAAGCAAGAGCGCAAAGAGAATTCTAACAAAGGAGGTAGCTTTGAAGATATGATCGCGTATGTAGATGCTGACGGGAATCTTACTGATACTCCACCGGATCCTTCTCAAAAAGTGGAAGTTGAAGCCGAAAGTATAGAAATTGGCGTTCCGAAAAAAGAAGACATGCCAGAGGAAGATCCAGTGAGAAAAGGAAAAGTTTCCTTTTTTGATCATTCTAAAGGTTTTGGATTTATTATTGATTCAGAAAATAACGAAAAATATTTTGTTCACGTTACCGGGTTGATCGATGAGATCGATGAAAACGACAAGGTAAGTTTTGAATTGGAACGAGGAATGAAAGGAATGAATGCTGTTCGTGTAAAACAGCAATAA
- a CDS encoding TVP38/TMEM64 family protein: MADSVETTSVKKSKAPLIVSGIIIIGLVAAYFFIPGVRNFLTEAWTVLTSNDEERITNWVSNFGWMGPTMLILAMVAQMFLIVIPSVALMVVSILAYGPIFGSLIIFAAIFTASSVGYFIGRYFGPVIVEKLIGPSNKIKIEDFIEDYGFWAVIVTRINPFLSNDAISFVVGILKMGYWRFIGATLVGIAPLTIFIAIIGKSTDGLKTGLLWGSLVSLAIFILYVWWDKKKRKK, translated from the coding sequence ATGGCTGATTCTGTAGAAACTACTTCAGTAAAAAAAAGTAAAGCTCCTCTCATTGTTTCAGGAATTATAATAATTGGCCTTGTAGCAGCTTATTTTTTTATTCCCGGGGTTCGGAATTTTTTAACTGAAGCCTGGACTGTATTAACCAGTAATGACGAAGAAAGAATTACGAATTGGGTTTCAAATTTTGGATGGATGGGGCCAACTATGCTTATCCTGGCTATGGTGGCACAAATGTTTTTAATTGTAATCCCATCGGTAGCACTAATGGTAGTTTCCATTTTGGCTTATGGGCCTATTTTTGGAAGCTTAATTATTTTTGCAGCTATTTTCACAGCTTCAAGCGTTGGTTATTTTATTGGACGCTATTTTGGCCCGGTGATCGTTGAGAAATTAATTGGGCCTTCAAATAAAATTAAAATTGAAGATTTTATTGAAGATTACGGCTTTTGGGCAGTTATTGTAACCAGGATAAATCCGTTTCTTTCTAACGATGCCATAAGCTTCGTGGTAGGAATACTAAAAATGGGCTATTGGCGTTTTATTGGTGCCACTCTTGTAGGTATTGCCCCGCTTACCATTTTTATAGCAATTATAGGAAAGAGTACAGATGGTTTAAAAACCGGGCTTCTATGGGGATCTTTAGTTAGTTTGGCTATTTTTATTTTATACGTTTGGTGGGATAAAAAGAAGCGTAAAAAATAG